A genome region from Schlesneria paludicola DSM 18645 includes the following:
- a CDS encoding PP2C family protein-serine/threonine phosphatase produces MNTVANSNVESGAASLIEALLDHTSSVIYVKDTQYKYMLINRQFEALFHISRQKILGLNDFEVFPKELAEVFRMNDRLVLESGESRQCEEVTLQDDGYHRYFSLKFPLRDDAGIIYAVAGISSDITDRIRDQREIASLQHRQHLILDTVEDGICGLDPAGRILFLNPSAERMLQWTTSDLYGQCHSRIVSNRIQFDGLNQQSSSDAAKGIPSRKLTPVHTATFRRRDGSEVPVEYTIAVTRDHEAIIGAVITFRDTTDRLKQMEMDQELQTARRIQMSLNPRQLPKVPGFDFAALSISCSRACGDYYDFIPWGDHRLAIAVGDVSGHGLGAALEMVETRAILRTLMLSETDPVCCLTKLNEILTDDLPDDMFVTLFLGALNFHDRSLSYAAAGHEALIVDANGIGSRLESTGTALGWNRTASFSNAGTRPLVAGDVLLIATDGIAESISPRRELFGRSRLVELIRQHRLRSSAEILDALYVAVESFRAHVSQRDDITAVVIKVE; encoded by the coding sequence ATGAACACTGTCGCCAACTCGAATGTGGAATCAGGGGCCGCATCGCTGATCGAAGCGTTGCTTGACCACACGTCGTCTGTGATCTACGTCAAGGATACGCAGTACAAGTACATGCTCATCAATCGGCAGTTCGAGGCGCTATTTCATATCAGTCGCCAGAAAATCCTGGGGCTGAATGACTTTGAAGTGTTTCCCAAGGAACTGGCCGAGGTTTTCCGGATGAACGATCGTCTCGTGCTGGAATCCGGTGAGTCGCGGCAGTGTGAAGAGGTCACGCTTCAAGATGATGGCTATCATCGCTATTTCTCGTTGAAGTTCCCGTTGCGTGACGATGCAGGAATCATCTACGCGGTTGCCGGGATTTCTTCCGACATCACCGACCGGATTCGCGATCAGCGTGAAATTGCCTCGCTACAGCATCGCCAGCATCTAATTCTGGATACGGTCGAGGATGGGATTTGTGGACTCGATCCGGCAGGAAGGATTCTGTTTCTAAATCCCTCTGCCGAGCGGATGCTTCAATGGACGACATCCGATTTGTATGGACAGTGTCATTCTCGAATCGTCAGCAACCGGATTCAGTTTGATGGCTTAAATCAACAGTCGTCATCTGACGCCGCGAAGGGGATTCCCAGCCGGAAACTGACTCCAGTCCACACCGCGACGTTTCGGCGTCGCGACGGATCAGAAGTTCCCGTCGAATATACGATCGCAGTAACCCGCGACCATGAGGCAATTATCGGAGCGGTAATCACCTTCCGCGATACGACAGATCGCCTGAAGCAGATGGAAATGGATCAAGAGCTGCAAACGGCTCGACGGATTCAGATGTCGCTGAATCCCAGGCAATTGCCGAAAGTTCCTGGTTTCGATTTCGCCGCGCTTTCGATTTCGTGTTCAAGGGCCTGTGGTGACTACTATGATTTCATACCGTGGGGAGATCATCGTTTGGCGATCGCCGTTGGAGATGTCAGTGGGCACGGACTCGGGGCGGCGCTGGAAATGGTTGAAACGCGAGCAATTCTCCGAACCTTGATGCTCAGTGAGACGGATCCCGTCTGCTGTCTGACGAAGTTGAATGAAATCCTGACAGACGATCTGCCGGACGACATGTTTGTCACCCTTTTTCTGGGGGCTTTGAACTTCCACGATCGGTCGTTGAGCTACGCGGCCGCGGGGCACGAAGCGCTGATCGTTGACGCGAATGGCATCGGCTCACGGCTCGAGAGCACTGGCACGGCATTGGGGTGGAACCGCACCGCAAGTTTTTCGAATGCCGGAACACGCCCTTTGGTTGCGGGCGATGTCCTGTTAATTGCGACCGATGGAATCGCTGAATCGATCTCTCCCCGGCGAGAACTCTTTGGCCGCAGTCGGTTGGTCGAGCTAATTCGACAGCATCGGTTGCGATCGTCTGCCGAAATCCTGGATGCCCTGTATGTGGCTGTCGAGTCGTTTCGTGCGCATGTTTCGCAACGAGACGACATCACCGCTGTCGTGATCAAGGTTGAATAA
- a CDS encoding DUF447 domain-containing protein — protein sequence MIIEGLVTSLNELNEVNVAPMGPIVDESMMSLTLRPFRSSTTYRNLKQRPCGVFHVVDDVLLIAQAALDRLEHDPSTFAATRIDGRVLSDCCRWYEFEITRIEDTTDRTSLTAQVLNVGRVRDVFGFNRAKHAVLEATILATRLHLVSEAEIRTQLAALAVPVEKTAGPREHAAYQLVRNYVDEWYRNHPASP from the coding sequence ATGATTATCGAGGGTCTTGTTACGTCTCTGAATGAACTCAACGAAGTCAATGTTGCACCGATGGGGCCGATCGTTGATGAATCGATGATGTCATTGACGCTTCGCCCCTTTCGGTCATCGACGACGTATCGCAACCTCAAGCAACGGCCTTGTGGCGTCTTTCATGTCGTCGATGACGTTTTGCTGATCGCGCAGGCGGCGCTGGATCGATTGGAGCACGATCCCTCGACGTTCGCCGCCACACGAATCGATGGCCGCGTTCTGTCGGACTGCTGCCGGTGGTACGAATTTGAGATCACCCGAATCGAGGATACCACGGATCGAACATCGCTGACGGCCCAGGTTCTGAACGTGGGCCGTGTTCGAGATGTCTTTGGTTTCAATCGCGCCAAGCACGCTGTGCTTGAAGCCACAATTCTGGCGACGCGACTGCATCTCGTCTCCGAGGCTGAAATTCGCACGCAATTGGCGGCGCTGGCCGTTCCTGTCGAGAAAACGGCAGGGCCGCGCGAGCACGCGGCGTATCAGCTTGTGCGAAACTACGTCGATGAGTGGTACCGCAATCATCCTGCGTCGCCTTGA